One genomic segment of Erythrolamprus reginae isolate rEryReg1 chromosome 2, rEryReg1.hap1, whole genome shotgun sequence includes these proteins:
- the LOC139161418 gene encoding transmembrane protease serine 12-like isoform X3 has product MLYLVHGHGKNPEYWRAVFGLHHLYRHQYYTTERHIKAIIIHSHFKRKTYENDIALFQLQDPITFNDYIQPICLPPSPLGNDTICYITGWGRSHEKGEKKKLLQEAQVHIFPQHICNRYDWYGGAVTKNMFCAGSENGGVDSCQGDSGGPLMCCIRNVTKYYLIGITSFGRGCGRPQNPGIYVRLANYRNWLESFLKNRSNTINNHNGLILLIIRWMTFRISL; this is encoded by the exons gAATCCAGAGTATTGGAGAGCTGTATTTGGCTTACATCATCTTTATCGTCATCAGTATTACACTACAGAGAGACATATCAAAGCAATTATAATCCATTCTCATTTCAAGAGGAAAACGTATGAAAATGATATTGCATTGTTCCAATTACAAGATCCTATCACATTTAATGATTATATCCAGCCTATCTGTTTACCTCCAAGTCCTCTTGGTAATGATACCATTTGTTATATAACAGGATGGGGACGTTCACATGAGAAAG gtgaaaaaaagaaattattacaAGAAGCACAGGTTCATATTTTTCCACAACATATCTGTAACAGATATGATTGGTATGGTGGAGCTGTAACAAAGAATATGTTTTGTGCTGGCTCTGAAAATGGAGGTGTGGATAGTTGTCAG GGAGACAGTGGCGGACCATTGATGTGTTGTATCCGAAATGTCACAAAATATTATCTGATAGGAATAACCAGCTTTGGCCGTGGTTGTGGCCGACCACAAAATCCAGGGATCTATGTACGTCTAGCTAATTACAGGAATTGGttggaaagttttttaaaaaacagaagtaATACTATAAACAATCATAATGGTCTAATACTGTTGATAATAAGATGGATGACTTTCCGTATTTCTCTATGA